Proteins co-encoded in one Arachis hypogaea cultivar Tifrunner chromosome 13, arahy.Tifrunner.gnm2.J5K5, whole genome shotgun sequence genomic window:
- the LOC112736635 gene encoding uncharacterized protein isoform X3, whose product MGKKHSLSCMKTSATVEFHQENNDEGPRCMWGMLHILDYHHWLNIRNVFPLKKHHYPSRLATYKRINILHSHWGDQQIGDEETEPLLARQHEQKCSAKGKSSSKSRNKRSQTENSKGWIISFHGESKNLGSSHKFVQSKAHNTKEGVLDQSLMEANKLHRDTPVNSKRYSDSLEVLGVEKDLILKYLHDLHVGGENLQLQLAFNKKASLKKSGSVHQTSQVRSIISPTTFEHKQSEIWPFDKKNKLLHSTQALKTFASIKQKQRFSSSSSNPQGLNHKGWNQLVLHRFKVIKQKIKHALKEFKKSGYQTSVEAIHHHRASSEYGITNTENGISDENKYFCFDSSRHEFCGCKRRKSSLNGESIDRYTQLFEQSFGKDIKCHGSMSKSLKFPNEDKDNSMSLCQCPPKASRRDLSLPNLDSFNFLILHEALSVANDIHVQRKPVRLPLNKDISLDHITETEMEEAMDIRGNDANAAPLSDKTMETNDGELEDDVSSDTHELALEDGSFLQEQLQVQISMAKEAIATLEASDVEAGRELNTRSSSMNELEIELPNNTNAIAESRGIKSDDEDIDSNFKYVKHVLEYLGLMGNEENIVQLIKPSLLMDFDTSWFHEIESNGEDSVRSNHHHHHLLLSNIVKEVLLQIYETSSSTYITIMHKGQQHLLNEVWIRVNLYLRLRPELDQTLDDVVGRDLAKNNGWMILKHEEECVALELEENIFKDLVDEIIFT is encoded by the exons ATGGGAAAGAAGCACTCTCTTTCTTGCATGAAGACATCAGCTACTGTTGAATTCCATCAGGAGAATAATGATGAAGGACCAAGATGCATGTGGGGCATGCTTCATATTCTTGATTACCATCATTGGCTTAATATCAGAAATGTGTTCCCCCTTAAAAAGCACCATTACCCTTCAAGACTTGCCACAT ATAAGAGAATAAACATTTTGCATAGCCATTGGGGAGACCAACAAATTGGAGATGAAGAAACAGAACCCCTCTTG GCTAGGCAACATGAACAAAAGTGTAGTGCTAAAGGCAAAAGTTCTTCCAAGAGCAGAAATAAAAGATCACAAACTGAAAACTCCAAAGGCTGGATCATTAGCTTCCATGGTGAATCCAAAAATTTAGGTTCATCACATAAATTTGTGCAAAGTAAAGCACATAATACCAAAGAAGGTGTCCTTGATCAAAGTCTTATGGAAGCAAATAAGCTTCACAGAGATACTCCTGTTAATTCTAAGAGGTATTCTGATTCTTTGGAGGTACTTGGAGTGGAGAAggatttgatattaaaatatttacatgATCTTCATGTTGGTGGGGAAAATCTTCAACTTCAATTGGCTTTCAATAAAAAAGCAAGTTTGAAAAAATCAGGTTCAGTTCATCAGACATCACAGGTGAGAAGCATTATTAGTCCTACCACCTTCGAACACAAGCAAAGCGAAATTTGGCCTTTCGACAAGAAGAACAAGTTGCTTCATAGTACTCAAGCATTAAAGACCTTTGCATCCATTAAACAAAAACAAAGATTTTCTTCCTCTTCAAGCAATCCTCAAGGTTTGAATCACAAAGGGTGGAACCAATTAGTTCTTCATCGTTTCAAGGTTATTAAACAGAAGATTAAACATGCTCTTAAGGAATTCAAGAAAAGTGGCTACCAAACTTCTGTTGAAGCTATCCACCACCATAGAGCTTCATCTGAATATGGCATCACCAATACTGAGAATGGAATCTCAGATgagaataaatatttttgttttgattccAGCAGACACGAATTTTGCGGCTGCAAGCGAAGAAAATCCTCTCTTAATGGTGAGTCTATTGATAGATACACTCAGTTGTTTGAGCAAAGCTTTGGCAAAGATATCAAGTGTCATGGATCAATGTCTAAAAGCTTAAAATTTCCAAATGAGGATAAGGATAATAGCATGAGTTTGTGTCAGTGTCCTCCTAAGGCTTCTAGAAGGGATTTGTCCCTGCCTAATCTTGATTCTTTCAACTTCTTGATTCTACATGAGGCACTTTCTGTTGCAAATGATATCCATGTTCAGAGAAAACCAGTGAGACTTCCTTTAAACAAGGACATTTCACTTGATCACATTACAGAAACCGAAATGGAGGAAGCAATGGATATCAGAGGCAATGATGCGAATGCTGCTCCTTTATCTGATAAAACCATGGAGACAAACGATGGGGAACTCGAAGATGATGTATCATCGGATACACATGAGCTAGCTTTAGAAGATGGAAGTTTTCTCCAAGAACAACTACAAGTGCAAATAAGTATGGCCAAGGAGGCAATAGCAACACTTGAAGCCAGTGATGTAGAAG CAGGTAGAGAACTAAATACAAGGAGCTCTAgcatgaatgaattggagattgaattaccaaataACACAAATGCAATAGCAGAAAGCAGAGGAATTAAATCAGATGATGAAGACATTGATTCCAATTTCAAATATGTGAAACATGTTCTTGAGTATCTAGGCCTCATGGGAAATGAGGAGAACATTGTTCAACTAATTAAGCCATCCTTGCTCATGGATTTCGATACATCTTGGTTCCATGAAATTGAATCCAATGGAGAAGATAGTGTCAGAtccaaccatcatcatcatcaccttcttctttcTAACATAGTAAAAGAGGTGCTGCTCCAAATATATGAGACATCATCATCAACTTACATCACAATAATGCATAAGGGGCAACAACATCTTCTTAATGAAGTATGGATTAGAGTTAACTTATACCTGAGATTGAGGCCAGAGCTAGATCAGACATTAGATGATGTTGTTGGTCGAGATTTGGCCAAAAACAATGGCTGGATGATCCTCAAGCATGAAGAGGAGTGTGTAGCGCTTGAACTAGAAGAGAATATTTTCAAAGATTTAGTAGATGAAATAATCTTcacatga
- the LOC112736635 gene encoding uncharacterized protein isoform X1: MGKKHSLSCMKTSATVEFHQENNDEGPRCMWGMLHILDYHHWLNIRNVFPLKKHHYPSRLATYKRINILHSHWGDQQIGDEETEPLLQARQHEQKCSAKGKSSSKSRNKRSQTENSKGWIISFHGESKNLGSSHKFVQSKAHNTKEGVLDQSLMEANKLHRDTPVNSKRYSDSLEVLGVEKDLILKYLHDLHVGGENLQLQLAFNKKASLKKSGSVHQTSQVRSIISPTTFEHKQSEIWPFDKKNKLLHSTQALKTFASIKQKQRFSSSSSNPQGLNHKGWNQLVLHRFKVIKQKIKHALKEFKKSGYQTSVEAIHHHRASSEYGITNTENGISDENKYFCFDSSRHEFCGCKRRKSSLNGESIDRYTQLFEQSFGKDIKCHGSMSKSLKFPNEDKDNSMSLCQCPPKASRRDLSLPNLDSFNFLILHEALSVANDIHVQRKPVRLPLNKDISLDHITETEMEEAMDIRGNDANAAPLSDKTMETNDGELEDDVSSDTHELALEDGSFLQEQLQVQISMAKEAIATLEASDVEAGRELNTRSSSMNELEIELPNNTNAIAESRGIKSDDEDIDSNFKYVKHVLEYLGLMGNEENIVQLIKPSLLMDFDTSWFHEIESNGEDSVRSNHHHHHLLLSNIVKEVLLQIYETSSSTYITIMHKGQQHLLNEVWIRVNLYLRLRPELDQTLDDVVGRDLAKNNGWMILKHEEECVALELEENIFKDLVDEIIFT; this comes from the exons ATGGGAAAGAAGCACTCTCTTTCTTGCATGAAGACATCAGCTACTGTTGAATTCCATCAGGAGAATAATGATGAAGGACCAAGATGCATGTGGGGCATGCTTCATATTCTTGATTACCATCATTGGCTTAATATCAGAAATGTGTTCCCCCTTAAAAAGCACCATTACCCTTCAAGACTTGCCACAT ATAAGAGAATAAACATTTTGCATAGCCATTGGGGAGACCAACAAATTGGAGATGAAGAAACAGAACCCCTCTTG caGGCTAGGCAACATGAACAAAAGTGTAGTGCTAAAGGCAAAAGTTCTTCCAAGAGCAGAAATAAAAGATCACAAACTGAAAACTCCAAAGGCTGGATCATTAGCTTCCATGGTGAATCCAAAAATTTAGGTTCATCACATAAATTTGTGCAAAGTAAAGCACATAATACCAAAGAAGGTGTCCTTGATCAAAGTCTTATGGAAGCAAATAAGCTTCACAGAGATACTCCTGTTAATTCTAAGAGGTATTCTGATTCTTTGGAGGTACTTGGAGTGGAGAAggatttgatattaaaatatttacatgATCTTCATGTTGGTGGGGAAAATCTTCAACTTCAATTGGCTTTCAATAAAAAAGCAAGTTTGAAAAAATCAGGTTCAGTTCATCAGACATCACAGGTGAGAAGCATTATTAGTCCTACCACCTTCGAACACAAGCAAAGCGAAATTTGGCCTTTCGACAAGAAGAACAAGTTGCTTCATAGTACTCAAGCATTAAAGACCTTTGCATCCATTAAACAAAAACAAAGATTTTCTTCCTCTTCAAGCAATCCTCAAGGTTTGAATCACAAAGGGTGGAACCAATTAGTTCTTCATCGTTTCAAGGTTATTAAACAGAAGATTAAACATGCTCTTAAGGAATTCAAGAAAAGTGGCTACCAAACTTCTGTTGAAGCTATCCACCACCATAGAGCTTCATCTGAATATGGCATCACCAATACTGAGAATGGAATCTCAGATgagaataaatatttttgttttgattccAGCAGACACGAATTTTGCGGCTGCAAGCGAAGAAAATCCTCTCTTAATGGTGAGTCTATTGATAGATACACTCAGTTGTTTGAGCAAAGCTTTGGCAAAGATATCAAGTGTCATGGATCAATGTCTAAAAGCTTAAAATTTCCAAATGAGGATAAGGATAATAGCATGAGTTTGTGTCAGTGTCCTCCTAAGGCTTCTAGAAGGGATTTGTCCCTGCCTAATCTTGATTCTTTCAACTTCTTGATTCTACATGAGGCACTTTCTGTTGCAAATGATATCCATGTTCAGAGAAAACCAGTGAGACTTCCTTTAAACAAGGACATTTCACTTGATCACATTACAGAAACCGAAATGGAGGAAGCAATGGATATCAGAGGCAATGATGCGAATGCTGCTCCTTTATCTGATAAAACCATGGAGACAAACGATGGGGAACTCGAAGATGATGTATCATCGGATACACATGAGCTAGCTTTAGAAGATGGAAGTTTTCTCCAAGAACAACTACAAGTGCAAATAAGTATGGCCAAGGAGGCAATAGCAACACTTGAAGCCAGTGATGTAGAAG CAGGTAGAGAACTAAATACAAGGAGCTCTAgcatgaatgaattggagattgaattaccaaataACACAAATGCAATAGCAGAAAGCAGAGGAATTAAATCAGATGATGAAGACATTGATTCCAATTTCAAATATGTGAAACATGTTCTTGAGTATCTAGGCCTCATGGGAAATGAGGAGAACATTGTTCAACTAATTAAGCCATCCTTGCTCATGGATTTCGATACATCTTGGTTCCATGAAATTGAATCCAATGGAGAAGATAGTGTCAGAtccaaccatcatcatcatcaccttcttctttcTAACATAGTAAAAGAGGTGCTGCTCCAAATATATGAGACATCATCATCAACTTACATCACAATAATGCATAAGGGGCAACAACATCTTCTTAATGAAGTATGGATTAGAGTTAACTTATACCTGAGATTGAGGCCAGAGCTAGATCAGACATTAGATGATGTTGTTGGTCGAGATTTGGCCAAAAACAATGGCTGGATGATCCTCAAGCATGAAGAGGAGTGTGTAGCGCTTGAACTAGAAGAGAATATTTTCAAAGATTTAGTAGATGAAATAATCTTcacatga
- the LOC112736635 gene encoding uncharacterized protein isoform X2, whose translation MGKKHSLSCMKTSATVEFHQENNDEGPRCMWGMLHILDYHHWLNIRNVFPLKKHHYPSRLATYKRINILHSHWGDQQIGDEETEPLLQARQHEQKCSAKGKSSSKSRNKRSQTENSKGWIISFHGESKNLGSSHKFVQSKAHNTKEGVLDQSLMEANKLHRDTPVNSKRYSDSLEVLGVEKDLILKYLHDLHVGGENLQLQLAFNKKASLKKSGSVHQTSQVRSIISPTTFEHKQSEIWPFDKKNKLLHSTQALKTFASIKQKQRFSSSSSNPQGLNHKGWNQLVLHRFKVIKQKIKHALKEFKKSGYQTSVEAIHHHRASSEYGITNTENGISDENKYFCFDSSRHEFCGCKRRKSSLNGESIDRYTQLFEQSFGKDIKCHGSMSKSLKFPNEDKDNSMSLCQCPPKASRRDLSLPNLDSFNFLILHEALSVANDIHVQRKPVRLPLNKDISLDHITETEMEEAMDIRGNDANAAPLSDKTMETNDGELEDDVSSDTHELALEDGSFLQEQLQVQISMAKEAIATLEASDVEGRELNTRSSSMNELEIELPNNTNAIAESRGIKSDDEDIDSNFKYVKHVLEYLGLMGNEENIVQLIKPSLLMDFDTSWFHEIESNGEDSVRSNHHHHHLLLSNIVKEVLLQIYETSSSTYITIMHKGQQHLLNEVWIRVNLYLRLRPELDQTLDDVVGRDLAKNNGWMILKHEEECVALELEENIFKDLVDEIIFT comes from the exons ATGGGAAAGAAGCACTCTCTTTCTTGCATGAAGACATCAGCTACTGTTGAATTCCATCAGGAGAATAATGATGAAGGACCAAGATGCATGTGGGGCATGCTTCATATTCTTGATTACCATCATTGGCTTAATATCAGAAATGTGTTCCCCCTTAAAAAGCACCATTACCCTTCAAGACTTGCCACAT ATAAGAGAATAAACATTTTGCATAGCCATTGGGGAGACCAACAAATTGGAGATGAAGAAACAGAACCCCTCTTG caGGCTAGGCAACATGAACAAAAGTGTAGTGCTAAAGGCAAAAGTTCTTCCAAGAGCAGAAATAAAAGATCACAAACTGAAAACTCCAAAGGCTGGATCATTAGCTTCCATGGTGAATCCAAAAATTTAGGTTCATCACATAAATTTGTGCAAAGTAAAGCACATAATACCAAAGAAGGTGTCCTTGATCAAAGTCTTATGGAAGCAAATAAGCTTCACAGAGATACTCCTGTTAATTCTAAGAGGTATTCTGATTCTTTGGAGGTACTTGGAGTGGAGAAggatttgatattaaaatatttacatgATCTTCATGTTGGTGGGGAAAATCTTCAACTTCAATTGGCTTTCAATAAAAAAGCAAGTTTGAAAAAATCAGGTTCAGTTCATCAGACATCACAGGTGAGAAGCATTATTAGTCCTACCACCTTCGAACACAAGCAAAGCGAAATTTGGCCTTTCGACAAGAAGAACAAGTTGCTTCATAGTACTCAAGCATTAAAGACCTTTGCATCCATTAAACAAAAACAAAGATTTTCTTCCTCTTCAAGCAATCCTCAAGGTTTGAATCACAAAGGGTGGAACCAATTAGTTCTTCATCGTTTCAAGGTTATTAAACAGAAGATTAAACATGCTCTTAAGGAATTCAAGAAAAGTGGCTACCAAACTTCTGTTGAAGCTATCCACCACCATAGAGCTTCATCTGAATATGGCATCACCAATACTGAGAATGGAATCTCAGATgagaataaatatttttgttttgattccAGCAGACACGAATTTTGCGGCTGCAAGCGAAGAAAATCCTCTCTTAATGGTGAGTCTATTGATAGATACACTCAGTTGTTTGAGCAAAGCTTTGGCAAAGATATCAAGTGTCATGGATCAATGTCTAAAAGCTTAAAATTTCCAAATGAGGATAAGGATAATAGCATGAGTTTGTGTCAGTGTCCTCCTAAGGCTTCTAGAAGGGATTTGTCCCTGCCTAATCTTGATTCTTTCAACTTCTTGATTCTACATGAGGCACTTTCTGTTGCAAATGATATCCATGTTCAGAGAAAACCAGTGAGACTTCCTTTAAACAAGGACATTTCACTTGATCACATTACAGAAACCGAAATGGAGGAAGCAATGGATATCAGAGGCAATGATGCGAATGCTGCTCCTTTATCTGATAAAACCATGGAGACAAACGATGGGGAACTCGAAGATGATGTATCATCGGATACACATGAGCTAGCTTTAGAAGATGGAAGTTTTCTCCAAGAACAACTACAAGTGCAAATAAGTATGGCCAAGGAGGCAATAGCAACACTTGAAGCCAGTGATGTAGAAG GTAGAGAACTAAATACAAGGAGCTCTAgcatgaatgaattggagattgaattaccaaataACACAAATGCAATAGCAGAAAGCAGAGGAATTAAATCAGATGATGAAGACATTGATTCCAATTTCAAATATGTGAAACATGTTCTTGAGTATCTAGGCCTCATGGGAAATGAGGAGAACATTGTTCAACTAATTAAGCCATCCTTGCTCATGGATTTCGATACATCTTGGTTCCATGAAATTGAATCCAATGGAGAAGATAGTGTCAGAtccaaccatcatcatcatcaccttcttctttcTAACATAGTAAAAGAGGTGCTGCTCCAAATATATGAGACATCATCATCAACTTACATCACAATAATGCATAAGGGGCAACAACATCTTCTTAATGAAGTATGGATTAGAGTTAACTTATACCTGAGATTGAGGCCAGAGCTAGATCAGACATTAGATGATGTTGTTGGTCGAGATTTGGCCAAAAACAATGGCTGGATGATCCTCAAGCATGAAGAGGAGTGTGTAGCGCTTGAACTAGAAGAGAATATTTTCAAAGATTTAGTAGATGAAATAATCTTcacatga
- the LOC112736635 gene encoding uncharacterized protein isoform X4 encodes MGKKHSLSCMKTSATVEFHQENNDEGPRCMWGMLHILDYHHWLNIRNVFPLKKHHYPSRLATYKRINILHSHWGDQQIGDEETEPLLARQHEQKCSAKGKSSSKSRNKRSQTENSKGWIISFHGESKNLGSSHKFVQSKAHNTKEGVLDQSLMEANKLHRDTPVNSKRYSDSLEVLGVEKDLILKYLHDLHVGGENLQLQLAFNKKASLKKSGSVHQTSQVRSIISPTTFEHKQSEIWPFDKKNKLLHSTQALKTFASIKQKQRFSSSSSNPQGLNHKGWNQLVLHRFKVIKQKIKHALKEFKKSGYQTSVEAIHHHRASSEYGITNTENGISDENKYFCFDSSRHEFCGCKRRKSSLNGESIDRYTQLFEQSFGKDIKCHGSMSKSLKFPNEDKDNSMSLCQCPPKASRRDLSLPNLDSFNFLILHEALSVANDIHVQRKPVRLPLNKDISLDHITETEMEEAMDIRGNDANAAPLSDKTMETNDGELEDDVSSDTHELALEDGSFLQEQLQVQISMAKEAIATLEASDVEGRELNTRSSSMNELEIELPNNTNAIAESRGIKSDDEDIDSNFKYVKHVLEYLGLMGNEENIVQLIKPSLLMDFDTSWFHEIESNGEDSVRSNHHHHHLLLSNIVKEVLLQIYETSSSTYITIMHKGQQHLLNEVWIRVNLYLRLRPELDQTLDDVVGRDLAKNNGWMILKHEEECVALELEENIFKDLVDEIIFT; translated from the exons ATGGGAAAGAAGCACTCTCTTTCTTGCATGAAGACATCAGCTACTGTTGAATTCCATCAGGAGAATAATGATGAAGGACCAAGATGCATGTGGGGCATGCTTCATATTCTTGATTACCATCATTGGCTTAATATCAGAAATGTGTTCCCCCTTAAAAAGCACCATTACCCTTCAAGACTTGCCACAT ATAAGAGAATAAACATTTTGCATAGCCATTGGGGAGACCAACAAATTGGAGATGAAGAAACAGAACCCCTCTTG GCTAGGCAACATGAACAAAAGTGTAGTGCTAAAGGCAAAAGTTCTTCCAAGAGCAGAAATAAAAGATCACAAACTGAAAACTCCAAAGGCTGGATCATTAGCTTCCATGGTGAATCCAAAAATTTAGGTTCATCACATAAATTTGTGCAAAGTAAAGCACATAATACCAAAGAAGGTGTCCTTGATCAAAGTCTTATGGAAGCAAATAAGCTTCACAGAGATACTCCTGTTAATTCTAAGAGGTATTCTGATTCTTTGGAGGTACTTGGAGTGGAGAAggatttgatattaaaatatttacatgATCTTCATGTTGGTGGGGAAAATCTTCAACTTCAATTGGCTTTCAATAAAAAAGCAAGTTTGAAAAAATCAGGTTCAGTTCATCAGACATCACAGGTGAGAAGCATTATTAGTCCTACCACCTTCGAACACAAGCAAAGCGAAATTTGGCCTTTCGACAAGAAGAACAAGTTGCTTCATAGTACTCAAGCATTAAAGACCTTTGCATCCATTAAACAAAAACAAAGATTTTCTTCCTCTTCAAGCAATCCTCAAGGTTTGAATCACAAAGGGTGGAACCAATTAGTTCTTCATCGTTTCAAGGTTATTAAACAGAAGATTAAACATGCTCTTAAGGAATTCAAGAAAAGTGGCTACCAAACTTCTGTTGAAGCTATCCACCACCATAGAGCTTCATCTGAATATGGCATCACCAATACTGAGAATGGAATCTCAGATgagaataaatatttttgttttgattccAGCAGACACGAATTTTGCGGCTGCAAGCGAAGAAAATCCTCTCTTAATGGTGAGTCTATTGATAGATACACTCAGTTGTTTGAGCAAAGCTTTGGCAAAGATATCAAGTGTCATGGATCAATGTCTAAAAGCTTAAAATTTCCAAATGAGGATAAGGATAATAGCATGAGTTTGTGTCAGTGTCCTCCTAAGGCTTCTAGAAGGGATTTGTCCCTGCCTAATCTTGATTCTTTCAACTTCTTGATTCTACATGAGGCACTTTCTGTTGCAAATGATATCCATGTTCAGAGAAAACCAGTGAGACTTCCTTTAAACAAGGACATTTCACTTGATCACATTACAGAAACCGAAATGGAGGAAGCAATGGATATCAGAGGCAATGATGCGAATGCTGCTCCTTTATCTGATAAAACCATGGAGACAAACGATGGGGAACTCGAAGATGATGTATCATCGGATACACATGAGCTAGCTTTAGAAGATGGAAGTTTTCTCCAAGAACAACTACAAGTGCAAATAAGTATGGCCAAGGAGGCAATAGCAACACTTGAAGCCAGTGATGTAGAAG GTAGAGAACTAAATACAAGGAGCTCTAgcatgaatgaattggagattgaattaccaaataACACAAATGCAATAGCAGAAAGCAGAGGAATTAAATCAGATGATGAAGACATTGATTCCAATTTCAAATATGTGAAACATGTTCTTGAGTATCTAGGCCTCATGGGAAATGAGGAGAACATTGTTCAACTAATTAAGCCATCCTTGCTCATGGATTTCGATACATCTTGGTTCCATGAAATTGAATCCAATGGAGAAGATAGTGTCAGAtccaaccatcatcatcatcaccttcttctttcTAACATAGTAAAAGAGGTGCTGCTCCAAATATATGAGACATCATCATCAACTTACATCACAATAATGCATAAGGGGCAACAACATCTTCTTAATGAAGTATGGATTAGAGTTAACTTATACCTGAGATTGAGGCCAGAGCTAGATCAGACATTAGATGATGTTGTTGGTCGAGATTTGGCCAAAAACAATGGCTGGATGATCCTCAAGCATGAAGAGGAGTGTGTAGCGCTTGAACTAGAAGAGAATATTTTCAAAGATTTAGTAGATGAAATAATCTTcacatga
- the LOC112736636 gene encoding mitochondrial import inner membrane translocase subunit TIM9, producing MDKNMLAGLESLPEADQQRMASMMEQVQIRDSLRMYNSLVEKCFTDCVDTFKHKSLQKQEETCVKRCAEKFLKHSMRVGMRYAELNQGAPTQD from the exons atggaTAAGAACATGTTAGCTGGTTTGGAATCACTTCCAGAAGCTGATCAGCAAAGAATGGCGTCCATGATGGAACAGGTCCAAATCCGTGACAG TTTGAGAAtgtataattcattggtggagaAGTGTTTCACTGATTGTGTGGATACATTCAAGCATAAATCCCTGCAAAAACAAGAGGAAACCTGTGTTAAGAGGTGTGCTGAGAAGTTTCTGAAGCATTCTATGCGCGTTGGCATGAGATATGCTGAGCTTAACCAAGGAGCTCCAACACAAGATTGA